The Synchiropus splendidus isolate RoL2022-P1 chromosome 5, RoL_Sspl_1.0, whole genome shotgun sequence DNA window tcaaacctcactgtcctcatgacctgcacaaccctcacatgCTTCTTCTACTGACCTCATGTCCCATCGAGGAACTCTGTGACAGTCTTTCTCCAGACCCACACCAACACAGTGCAgctcctcctgaccttctcaGTACTTCGACAACACCAGACTGCTGCCCACTGACGTAAACATCTCCTCTCAGCCTGGACTCTACCTCACTTTCCCACACCTTCATCGTGTGACTTGATCCTAAACACTTTGACACCTCTACTGAGATGCTGCCAGAGCCGACTGCCTTCCCACTGGTCATACTTTTCAGAGCTTCCCTCACTTGCAGCTTGCTAAGTTCCTCAAACACTAGATACGCCATCCTACCTTTGATTCCaactccttccatccatctctccgGTGACAACACTTTCCCATCCCTGCCCTTGACCTGATGCACATCCTTTCCTGCTCACTGCATCTCCACCTCTGCTGTGCTTTTCCTCTCCTCCGGCAGTTCCTCCTCAACTTCCACCGTTTGagctcctccttcctcttccttgtCACCAACAGATCGCAGGCCTGTGGCACAAAGACAGTCTTTAATTCAGGTGTCTGGGGGTGTCATGGTCACTGGCACAACAACACCGTGACCCCTGACTCAATTCTAATTGGTTGTGAAGGTAAATCTTTGGCGGTTCTTCTACAAGTCAAATTATTTTCCAGGCAATCCAGCAGACTGGCACAAGCTCCACGCCGCCGAAATTCTTGGAATGGTTGCGGACATTTAAATGGCTGGTGCGACCAGGAAAAACAAATCCCAAAGTATGAACTCAAATCTTTCAAACTTGATATGGAGTTAGAAAGTTGTAAACTTTCCTCACTCTGTTGTGGTCGAAGCTTGAGGCATTTTTGAAGGATTGCTGGAGGCCGTGGGAACATTCAGTCCTCCAGGGAGTGGAGGAGTCATCTGAGCGCAAATTCTGCTTTCACcggaagagaaacactgaaTACAGATGCTTTTTTCTGGCTTGCACATTAGTTGATATTTAAAGACGAACAGCCAGCTCCTTCTGCCATGTTTAGGTCTGTTGTTTCACCAGCAGAGGTAGCTGTTACACAACATTCgcttcaatattattattattattattattattattattaaacgtGAGTTGAAACCTGCTTGAAACCTGTTTCTCTTTTCCATGGACTATAATTGTAAAAGTCAAACCTGAAATAACAATctaaaaatgtaatgaaaaaacatatatacagtaataaataaaagtaaagtaaagttttaaaaataaagtaaaaagatGAACACAATTAATTTGATCAAAATGAGTTTTAAATGGTTGTGTTTTAAGGACAAAAGATTTTAAATCAAACTCAGCAATACATACACCATATTTTTGACTGGCAAATCTTAATACTCAACTCATCATAATCTGTCAGATTTTTAACGCAGTGACCTCTGGTGGCTGAGAACGAGAGGTGTATCTATTCATCTATCTACTGTAAATATCtatctgtttatctgtctgtccatctatctatctatctaaaaatgtgtttttgcaaatttaattttaaaaattaaaagttttttaatattattattaagattGAGCACATTAAAAAGTAAGGTATCAAGAGGTactgacaaatatatttattaaaaaaatgaataaataattgtgTCAAAAATAAGTTGTTACACATTGATTTAATTTATTCAACAGACATGCATAATAAGCATTTCTCACATAACTTTGGTTTTCATATAAATGACATTATTAATTCCTAAAattaaagatgaaaaatgacaatttaattcaatttcctTGCAAAAAGATTTTGTCCCGGGTCAAAATATTTCTAAAAGACACAAGAAACtgaattatataaataaatcagctgTTGTCCAAAGCAAATAATCCTGTTCTTTTTAACATAAATacatcctttttttatttttagtgaaAACATATCTTGATCACGGAAgctaaatgtattttaacaaaTTCAGAAAATACCACACTGGATTTTTCAGcataataattttattattattattattattattattattattattattattattattattattattattattattattgttgttgttaataataataatggctacTCCTTTGGTTTCATTGTCGTACGTTATGATTTTattcaataaatgatcatttaaatacatgaataaaacagaaCAGCTTTCGCAGCAGGGATGATGGTTCAAAGCGTGAAGGAATCAGCTGTCGCCATGGCAGCGTCACAGTCTCACACTCGCCGCTGATTCCAAGCGAATTATCACATGTACTGTTGAATCCAAAGTGTCATTTCAACCGAGGACAGTGCAACGTTGtagaggagatgaagaggaggcgtCTCCCCCCCATGAGACCAGGGAGGGGGTGGGGAAGAGGGGAGATTCTCTCCACAGGAGAGGGGCTGCTCATGCACAGCTGCAGGCTGCAGGAAGCGGAGCCACGTCTTCACGACACTGAGCTGGATTGTGCATCGATGGATCCACGCAGGTACGTGCCGGCCGCTGAGGATGGAGGGTGGTGAGAAGGTGATGCTGCACTGGTGGTGTCTCTACAGCTGCCAGCTTTGATGGACACCATCGTGCTGATGCACAGCTGCTTGTTGTTGGGGTGATAGGATGCTGCGAGCAGGAGGCGCGGCCacttccctgctgctgctgctgctgctgcccctgctgAGCTGCTGCCACCTGTGCCACTCGCTGAGTAAGTGTACCACCTACGGGGGGGGTTCCACTGCCACCAGGAACTTACTCTACACACATTGATGCTTTTAAAGAACATCAGAAACACACTGAGCCGGTTGTAGATGAAAGTGATGCGCCAGGCACTTTTCAAAAGTCATGTGAGAATCAAAGTGTTTCCCTCCGAGTTCAATCGAGAGGCAAGCCTGGGAAGAGACAGATGCTGGAGGTGGCTGTTGTTGGGGCTCCAGCCTCCTCTCTATTGATCGCCACATCGACTTTGTGGCCACACAAATTAATTATGACGCCTTCTCCCCGTGTAATTGgcttcattaccatgtttggagAAAATTACAAGGCAAGATGGAGGCTCAATAGTATTGATATTTGTGGGTCATTGTGGAGCTCTCGCCTCGGAGGGTtgggttttcatttcattcctgTAGGAACCGAGATTCCTTTGTTATGAGACGAGGTCGCGGTGAGAACGGTGAGTTGTGTGTTGtacagtatcatgaaacagtattgcagggatgatgaaacagtgtcctaatattcagaggccaatagatggcgctcttcgttcataaatgatgtgaggtttcattgaattcaagtccaaacattctaCATTAGactgtgccatctggtggcctctgaaaataaggacagtgtttcatgaagcctcatctacccatcgccaGTTCTGTGCTTTGACATGTTCTGAAACCAAGACAAACTGGTGAACTCCACAGGTGAAACTCCGGCAACAGATCAGGTTAGCAGAGGTAGGAGAGGTTAGAAGGTCGGCCAAGAGGAGCCAAAATCGCGAAGCAAAAGGCTACGGTTACCGAATGTAACTGCCTTTCTCCGAAGTGTGTGTACTTTGCTATTGGATACCTTGTGCTCTGCACTTATGGGAGAGACATGTACTTACCACCCAGCGGTGGACAGCCCAGACCTATAAAAGGAGGGGTCTGCCAGTGGCTCGCCCACCCATGTCAGAAGCGCTGGGGCAGCTGCTGGTTGGTGAAAAAGTCCTTTAGGGGCCAACGCACCCTTTTGAGAAAGGCAGTCACATTCGGCAACTTTAGCACTCTTCAAAAGGGCAATTCGTACAGAAGGACGGTGGTTTTCTGAGGAGCAGATAAATGAAGGCGTAATTCAGGAAGTAACGCAGGTTACAAGCGAAACCTGTCAAGATGTGTCGCTCTGACTGTTGGCGTCTGTCTGATGGTGACGTTGTGTGCTCTGTCCAGTTCAGCGGTCCTTGACAAGGTCCTAGCTAAATGTTTCTGGTCCAGAGGTGCTCTGGGATCCATTCCCGATCCGGGCTACATACTCGCAGAACAATGGGCCATATTCAGTATGGATCAGTTTGCCGTTTCCGAAACGGATGTTGGACAGATGTGGCTCGGAGTGACAAAATCAAGTCAATATACCGCCCAGATCCGGTTCAAATCGAAATATGACAGATTCCCAGTAGCATCCGACTCCAGATATCCGTCCTGGTTCGGGTGCGGAGGCTATTTGGGCGTCTGATTCCTATGTGCATCTGACAACTTACGGTGCGATGTGTGGGTGCGTTGAGTCGGGAAGCGAGACTGTCTGCGTTATTATGACCATTATTTCTGCAAAAATGAGTCGTCCCAGGATCCGCCTGTCTAGATTACTCCTCAAACTCTGCCTCAGTCTCACTTCCCAAGTCTTGTTCATGTCACAGAATCCTCCTCCTGTGCCTCTGTCTATGTAACAGATAGAAAGGAGTGCGTTTTAAACTCTTCGCCCAAATCCACTTGGAGACACGCTGCCGCAGGCTGCACAGCAGAATGCCACTCACGAATCGAATAACACATGAGAGTATACCAAAATGACTCATTATTAGGTTTGAGGAATTTGTGATGCTTCTAGTCATCGGGGGTAAGATGGGGGGCTGATGCGGACATCTTCAAAAATGGCTTCCTCCGAAGCTCATGAAGGCGAAGCTTCACAGCTGATAATTCAGCGCTAGTAAGAACGACGTCTCATGAACGACAGCACGATGAACACTTGTGGGATCATCCCAAGTTCACCAACTATTTCCTCCTAACTATCCGTCCATCTCTTCCAGGCGTCCCGAAACTCTCCTCCTATGCAAAAGCCGAAGACAAGTTGCTGAAATACCTCTTTGAAAACTATCAGAAATGGGTCCGCCCCGTGGAGTACCTCAACCAGACCATACGTGTGAAGTTCGGCCTGGCCATATCCCAGCTGGTCGACGTGGTGAGAGTATATTCTGAGCTATTACACTCACTTCAAGGAAGAACGGCTAACGCTAAGGCGCTACTGTCTGATTTAGCCGAGCGCAAGTCTTCTTCCGAAACATTTGTTTCTTCTCATGTTTACGTCATTCCTTTATGCACGTTTTGACCAGTTATCTGAGGTTGAAAACTATTAATTCATGCGTTTCATTATGTAGCCATTGGCGCTATGCTATCCTCACAAAAGCCTCAAAACCCTGTCGCTTATCTATGCTAGCTGTCTGTTTAGCAACGTTTTAAATGTTACAAACCTTCTGATTGTTGCAAgtgacaataaaaaatgaaatatttgaaaatgatacatttaaaatcaaatagtttcaaaataaaataaagagttAGCATCACCCGCATCAAAAAAAATTACTATGCATCAAAATTTTGACACAAGTTCTGATGAAGCCAAAATATGTCATGTTTCCAGGACGAGAAAAACCAGCTCATGACGACCAACGTCTGGATGAAGCAGGTGCGGACAACATCTACATCCGAACACATTTCAGCTGccagttttcatcctcacaacCCGTGAACACACACCTGCCTCATTCTGATCCTGTCAACCTTATTCATGGGTTTGGGCGTCCAGTGTGCCACCGTGTTATGAATGATCCCCCGCAGTCCGGCTCCCGCCAGCCGGGTCAGCGGTGATGGATTGTTCAGCGCACTAAAGGCTGAAGCAGTTAGAAGTTCCATCCATCACAGGTGCCATTTACAGGGAGAGAAAAGAAGTGGCATAGTTTTTGTTATGCACCTAGAACATGAGCTTCTGTCGAACATTCAGTCAAGCAAAATAGTTTAGGATCAGAACCATCGTGAGCCAATGAATCAATTTCTGAAAATATTGTCATGTACAGCTTGTCAAGTCGTAGTGACCCCTGGATGTGTTGTCATGGGAACTCatattgattttgtttggagcaGGAGTGGGTCGACATGAAGCTCCGCTGGGACCCGGAGGAATACCTAGGCATCACGACCATTCGTGTTCCCTCCGACCGCATCTGGCTGCCTGACGTGGTTTTATATGACAAGTAGGTGGCGACGTATGATGCAGGATCAGCATCACTGATGGGCTTCAtgaaaacactgtcctcattttcagagccctctaGACGTCTGCTCTTAAGTATTTGCATTTCAAACTACCATTTCTATGAAATCCggttgcatttttaaagtgagaGCGTCACCTGTTGAGTTCTGAAAGTGGGAACGCTGTTACATGAAGCTTCATCCTGTAATCTGTCAGCCGATTTTCTCCTCTGTTATTCTAATCTTCAAGTCTTTCCTCCTTAAATTTAAATATCCTTTTCGATGATTTCTTCAGCTCCATTTTGGCTTGTTTTTTGGGTACTAGATTCACCTCGTTTTTGTGTGGTTCTGTCTTAGgctgttccattttttttttcattctctcttCCGTTGTTTGTCAAAGTTTTCCAGTGGTGGGtttatgaggcttcgtgaaacagctccttcattttcaaagctctgaacagctctgaaaatgacaacactgcCTCATCGCAAAACTTCTACTCATGTTCGACTTTCTCGTCTGTTATTCTAATGTTTGAGTCTTTCCTCCTTAAattcaaaaatcattttttcttcagttatatTTTCTCAGCTTCGATTTCTTTGGCCATTCCATCTTTTCATTCTCTATTCTGTTGTTTATCAAGGTTTTGCAGTGATGGGTTTATGAGGCTTATGAGGAAACAGTCGTCtcaatttcagaggccactagatggcactgtcttctctaaagtctttggatttgaccaaccatttcaacgaCATCTTACATCATTTTAAGACTAAGATCgccaccgactgagctctgaaaataaggacactgttccGTGTCCATCATTAGCTGTCGTGATCACGATAGACTTGCTCCTCATGATCTCGATCCAAGACAGACCCCCATCTTTTACAGTGACGTTTCACGCTCTCATAATCTGTTAGTTCAGAAAGTCGTCCTTCTGCTGTTTACGTGGTAGTTTCCTCCTTTTAGTGGGACTCCGTCTTTCCGGTTCCCCTCCCAAAACGCTCTCTGAAGATGTGTTGTTTTCAAGGTTTCTGTTTCCCctccacagcaagtcagtcagTTTTTAGTGTAGATCTAGCTTTCATGTATTATTTGATGTTAAAACATCCTCTTCAACTCATCTTGATTCTTTCATTCCCAGCTCCGACGGTCGCTTCGAGGGGACGGTGACGAAGGCCGTGGTGAAGTACGACGGAACGATACTGTGGACGCCGCCGGCGAATTACAAATCCGCCTGCACCATCGACGTCACCTTCTTCCCTTTCGACCTGCAGAACTGCTCCATGAAGTTCGGCTCCTGGACCTACGACGGCTCCCAAGTCAGTCTGCGACAAATAGTTTCAGTTGTTCACACTGATGAGATTTCAGACAGGTTTGGAATTTGAAGAGTGTCCTCTTGGTTCCCAGGTGGACATCATCCTTGAGGACTTCCACGTGGACAAGCGGGACTACTTCGACAACGGAGAGTGGGAGATAGTCAAAGCGACGGGAAGCCGCAGTTTGAGGAAGGACAGCAGCTCGCACTACCCCACCATCACCTACTTCTTCATCATCCGCAGGCTGCCGCTGTTCTAcaccctcttcctcatcatccccTGCATCGGCCTCTCCTTCCTCACCATCCTGGTCTTCTATCTTCCCTCCAACGGCGGAGAGAAGATCTCCCTTTGCACGTCCGTGCTGGTGTCGCTGACCGTCTTCCTCCTGGTCATCGAGGAGAtcatcccctcctcctccaaggCCATCCCGCTCATCGGGGAGTACCTGGTCTTCACCATGATCTTCGTCACGCTCTCCATCGTCATCACCGTCTTCGCCATCAACATCCACCatcgctcctcctccacccaccACGACATGGCGCCGTGGGTGAGGAGGATCTTTCTGCACCGGCTCCCCAAGCTGCTGTGCATGCGGAGCCACGTGGACCGCTACGGACCGGCCGGAGCCACCGGGACCGGGAGGGCGCTGGGACTGGGGATGATGGAGGACTCGGAGTTCACCCCTCTGTTGAAGACACGACATAACCTACAAGCAGCTCTGGATTCTATCCGCTACATCACCATGCACGTGGTGAAGGAGAACCAGGTCAGGGAGGTGAGTAGGTCCAGAGGATCCCCAAAGATATCAGCGCATCTCTATCAGTCCAGAAGGCGGCGCTCATTAATTTACACTCCTTCGTGTTGAAGAATTGTTCATTCAAGGCTGACAAGTGTTTTCATTTGGCCGCAGGTGGTTCAGGACTGGAAGTTCGTAGCCCAAGTTTTGGATCGCATGTTCCTGTGGGCCTTCCTGCTGGTGTCGGTCCTGGGTTCCGCTCTCCTTTTCATCCCTGTCATCTACAAGTGGGCCAGTATCATCGTGCCGGATCATTCTGGCAGCATCCTGTGAAGTGCTTCAGATCGACCCTCTCTGCCTTCGCCACACGCTGCTGTTGCGACTCTCTTTTGCGCCAGCAGATGGCACCATTTATTCAACACCAGCTGGAGAGAAAAAGACACCAAGTCATAAACGAGCTCCACCTCCTGTGGTTCTGTGCAGTCATCTTTGGATACAAACTAGTCTTTGGCCTTCTGAGAACATATAGATGTCTTATATATTCTGTATTAAAGTGCcgtgaaaaatatttattaatgttACCGAAGGTAGCAGAGAACAAGCTGATAACACGCTGAGACCTGGAAGCcctcactgtttttgtttgtagcaACATTCTCTTTCATTGTCCCATTGTTCTCCAGCGACTTCAGAGTCCTGGCTTCATGGCCACGAAACTCCCAGACCCAGGACCTTTGCCTTTTAAATGAAGTTGTGAAACGCTGGCGAGATGAAGGATGAATCTgtgggtcttgttcatgagtgagggaaggatgaagATGGGCAGGCGGATCAGTGTGACTCATTAGGACTTTGTTTTGGTCAGTCATGGTAAAGAAGAGCTGAAGGACACAACAGCCGAGGCGTGAAAGGTTTCTCAGCAGGGTCCCTGGATCCTCTCAGAGAAAGGGAACCCAGTCTTCTGggtgagactcagagtagaacagCTGCCTCTAAAGCTTCTGTTTAAATACGAATATGTAGATCATTAACTCAATTAAATATTGTGCATATGATTTTTCAGATGTCAGCGACCTTCGAGATGTTCTCACCCCACTTGCTCTTTTCTGAATCAAAATGAACAAGTTTAAAGGATGATTTTTCTGCTCCGTGAGGAAGAGCTGGGTGAAACTTCGGAACTTGCTGTTGGGTTTTCTTGACAGTGAATGTTCAGGAATCAGTCTGAAAGCACATGCCGTCTGTTACTGCATGAACAACGACATACAAACTTGTGTCTCCTCTGTGCTCTCCGTACTCTAATTCAGGACTTTCTGCACAACAACATCCACTGCCAACTGTACTTAACTTTACTATAACCAAACTATAGATTCATGCCGTCAGCTCTGAATAAAATTACAGCCCAAAATAGTCCGGAgtctttctttattcttttttatggAACTTCAAATGGCAGTTTGAAGATTTTCAGGGATCGGTTCAGAGGTATTAGTTACCAGGATGTAACTTCAGCTCTATGAGTATATGCAGATCCCTCCAGCGGACTTCATGAATGGTTTAGAGCCCAGAgtcttcagagcccactagatggcacactcAATATTTGGCTTTGAGtggccatttcaatgaaacctcacatcattttcaagccAACTGACGATTCATATTCACTCATATTGTGGGTACAATGTGAATAAATACCACCATGGCCCTTGAATCACATAGTTGTGAAAGGTTTCCATTATACCCCGAACATAAATACATGCATGTTATATATGTACCTGTACATATAGTTCATGAACtagagaacaaaataaaaactttttttttagtgcATTTCCATCAATTGATGACAAATTTCAGTATTTACTGCATattacatttgattttatttttaattatggaAAGATGTATCTATATATTGTCTTATTTCTCTGGATCGGGCCTTCCACAAGTGGGACAGAAATGAGTCTCAAGCGATAGGAGGAGGGTGGCGCTGGATTTTTCTCTGTCTGCCAGCAAATGATTTTCCTTCCTGACTCCTGAGATTGTTGAACTCTGTGGTTGATTCAGCAATTGTCTTACGTAACAGGAAATGAAGTCCAACCCTCCAGTCCATGGCCGGAGAGACAGCAGAAAGGTGAAAGGATCAGGACGCGGGGGGGGGGCTTTGGCTCACTATCAAAGTTGATCAGTAAACACATACGCCCCGACCCCCCTCTGCGCGCACTTGACTTTATGTTAAAGTTTATCTCGTAGCTGAGGAAAGGTCCAGTTTGAGGCAGTAGTGTGGTCCAGTCGCTCTCTGTGCTTAAGTTGGAGGTGCTTTGCAACATTCCAGAAGAAAATCCAGATTAGAGGTTTGCCTGTTAATCTGCTTGCGTAACCTCTTCTGGTGTTTTGAGGAGCACAGGAAGCAGGTGGGGCGCCGATGTGTGCAGAGAGAGCCTGTCTGTCCCGAGATGTCGATTCAGAGGGAGTGTAAAGGCGCCGCGgctttgcttctgctgctcctcgcGTGCACGCCGAGTGAGGGCGGGAAGATTTTGATCGTGCCCTTGGAAGGGAGCCACTGGGTAAACATGGAGCTCATGATCAAAGCGCTGCATGCTCGAGGGCACTCGGTGGATGTGGTGCGGACCAACCAGAGCTGGTACATCAAAAACGACTCTCCTCACTACGGCGCGGTCACGGTTCCCCTCCGGGAATTTTTCGACCAGGATTTCGTCAAACCCATCCTGAAGAAGATCTTTGAAATCGAGAGGGGAGAGAGCTCCTTCGCCACGTTTGTGAGTTTACAGTTTGAAATGTTCAACATCATGTACCATATCCACCGCATGGTAGCCAACATGGCGGCCACCATGATGACGGACGAAGGCTTGATGGCTGAACTGAGAGAGAGGCGCTATGATCTGATGCTCACCGATCCTGCCTGGGGGGCTGGGATCCTCCTGGCCCATGCTCTGGAGTTACCGCTTGTCTTCAATGTACGTTGGATTACAAGCGGAGAGGGGCATCTGGTCGTCGCCCCTTCCCCTCTGTCCTACATCCCCCTCACCGGCTCCGGACTCACAGACAAAATGACTTTCACCGAGCGAGTCAAAAACGCCTTGTTCTATCTCATCTGGGTCGCACAGGACTTCTTCCTGATCAACCCGCACTACCAAGCCGTTTGTGATAAATTCTTCAGTCCCAGCGTCCAATTCAAGCACCTGATGCAAGGGGCGGATCTGTGGCTCATGAGGGTGGACTTTGTTTTCGAGTTTCCCCGGCCGACTATGCCAAACATGATCTACATCGGGGGGTTCCAGTGCAAACCCGCTGAACCTCTGCCTGACGATTTGGAGGCCTTTGTCCAAAGTTCCGGAGATGATGGCGTCATTCTGATGTCACTTGGGACTTTTGTCGAGGAACTTCCAATCGAAGTTTCGACTAAAATAGCTGAAGCTTTTGCACAGTTGCCCCATAAGATCATCTGGAAGCACAATGGCGTCAGACCGACAACTCTGGGGAACAACactctgctggtggactggatGCCCCAGAAAGACCTGTTGGGACATCCCAAAGTGAAACTGTTTGTAGCTCACGGAGGGACAAATGGAGTCCAAGAGGCTATCTATCACGGGGTGCCCGTCGTGGGGATACCCTTGTTTTACGACCAGTATGACAACTTGGTGCGTCTGAAAGTAAGAGGCGCCGCGAAGATCGTGGAGTTAGAATTCATCGAGAAGGAGAACCACTTCTTAAACGCCATCCGAGACGTCCTCGACGACCCGACCTACACGGAGAACATGCGTCTTCTCTCCAGGCTGCACAGAGATCAGCCGATTAAACCGCTGGATCACGCCACCTTCTGGGTGGAGTTCGTCATGAGACACAAAGGCGCCGCTCACCTGCGAACCGAGTCATACAAACTGCCGTGGCTCTCCTACTACTgtctggacctgctgctggccTTCCTGACCACAGTCGCCGCCGCTGTTCTTCCTTTGATGCTGATCTTCAGAAGAACATGTATGCGAACAGGTGCACAAAAGAAGCCAAACAAAAGATGATGCTGCTTTGTCTTTTTCAATTCCAATCACgcttgttagcattagcattgctGATTTATAAGTGAAGCCAAGTGCTTTTTGTTGTGTGAGTTTGGTGAGTCTGACACCAAAGGATCCTTAAAGCTCCCTGCTGACACCAAGTGGCCAAAATACCTTGACATGTACCGTCTCTGTATGAAGTTTATACGCACGCTAGCATTGTTAGCACAGCAATAACTCATGAACCGGGTTAGCATCCTTTTTTAGATTCTTATTTTGTGAATCATAGCTTTACTGTAGTGAGctttaatttgatatttttgtgattgtgtttcaGGTTAGCAAAATGTTTCATCACGTTGTTCTGTCTTCACAATGATTATTCAGAAGTTTTGGGCTGATTAAGTACAAAAATGTTGCATGGAATTGTTTAAAATTTACAAGGCAAagcttttgaaacacaaaccaGTTTGACCGTCCTCAGATAAAATGATGGGTTTTGGGACGCACATTAGCTTTGGTGTGAATGCGCACCGCTCCTCCATCTGGTGGTGGAGCTAACAGAAGATAAGGTCCGATAAAACAGTCCTGTATTCTGCACACACACTGGTGACATTCAACATGGGAGGGATCCCAACTGGAGAGCCGTCCTGCACCCTTCCCAAACAAAATGGCTGACTGTTTCTCTTCCTAAATCCATTGTCTCGAATAGAGCCCAAAATGTCTGACCGAAAAACGAGGACTTCTCAGTCTAACTTCAGAATCATTCAGTTGCTCTCTGTGAAGTCCACAAGCCAACGGCCCGAGACGCTTTGAGTGACATAACCCGCTTCCGCTTTTCATCAGGGAACATGCTGAGGAAAATGAGTTAATGATTGCAGTGAAGAAGTTTCTCCTGTTAATTAAACACCAGCAAGATGAGATTAACCTTGTGTCTCGTGTTCTTGTCCGCATTTTTTGGTATATTCACTTTACATTTGTGAAATGACTGTTTTCCAGATTAGCTTGCATGTGTTTCTCGCCATTTCTGAAGCTTGACACTAAAGGACTTGACTGGTTTGGGAACAACTTCTGAGACTTTTAAAGAGACTTTTAaagaatttaaatgaaaaagagaCTGGTGAATTTTGTCTTTGCAGGTGACACATGAACCagaaaactaaactgaaaaacaaaacatgagaaCTCAAATATTCAAGATCAAAACGTTgctatagagggttt harbors:
- the chrna5 gene encoding neuronal acetylcholine receptor subunit alpha-5 isoform X1 → MLRAGGAATSLLLLLLLPLLSCCHLCHSLSVPKLSSYAKAEDKLLKYLFENYQKWVRPVEYLNQTIRVKFGLAISQLVDVDEKNQLMTTNVWMKQEWVDMKLRWDPEEYLGITTIRVPSDRIWLPDVVLYDNSDGRFEGTVTKAVVKYDGTILWTPPANYKSACTIDVTFFPFDLQNCSMKFGSWTYDGSQVDIILEDFHVDKRDYFDNGEWEIVKATGSRSLRKDSSSHYPTITYFFIIRRLPLFYTLFLIIPCIGLSFLTILVFYLPSNGGEKISLCTSVLVSLTVFLLVIEEIIPSSSKAIPLIGEYLVFTMIFVTLSIVITVFAINIHHRSSSTHHDMAPWVRRIFLHRLPKLLCMRSHVDRYGPAGATGTGRALGLGMMEDSEFTPLLKTRHNLQAALDSIRYITMHVVKENQVREVVQDWKFVAQVLDRMFLWAFLLVSVLGSALLFIPVIYKWASIIVPDHSGSIL
- the chrna5 gene encoding neuronal acetylcholine receptor subunit alpha-5 isoform X2, translating into MTTNVWMKQEWVDMKLRWDPEEYLGITTIRVPSDRIWLPDVVLYDNSDGRFEGTVTKAVVKYDGTILWTPPANYKSACTIDVTFFPFDLQNCSMKFGSWTYDGSQVDIILEDFHVDKRDYFDNGEWEIVKATGSRSLRKDSSSHYPTITYFFIIRRLPLFYTLFLIIPCIGLSFLTILVFYLPSNGGEKISLCTSVLVSLTVFLLVIEEIIPSSSKAIPLIGEYLVFTMIFVTLSIVITVFAINIHHRSSSTHHDMAPWVRRIFLHRLPKLLCMRSHVDRYGPAGATGTGRALGLGMMEDSEFTPLLKTRHNLQAALDSIRYITMHVVKENQVREVVQDWKFVAQVLDRMFLWAFLLVSVLGSALLFIPVIYKWASIIVPDHSGSIL
- the LOC128758438 gene encoding UDP-glucuronosyltransferase 2C1-like; the protein is MSIQRECKGAAALLLLLLACTPSEGGKILIVPLEGSHWVNMELMIKALHARGHSVDVVRTNQSWYIKNDSPHYGAVTVPLREFFDQDFVKPILKKIFEIERGESSFATFVSLQFEMFNIMYHIHRMVANMAATMMTDEGLMAELRERRYDLMLTDPAWGAGILLAHALELPLVFNVRWITSGEGHLVVAPSPLSYIPLTGSGLTDKMTFTERVKNALFYLIWVAQDFFLINPHYQAVCDKFFSPSVQFKHLMQGADLWLMRVDFVFEFPRPTMPNMIYIGGFQCKPAEPLPDDLEAFVQSSGDDGVILMSLGTFVEELPIEVSTKIAEAFAQLPHKIIWKHNGVRPTTLGNNTLLVDWMPQKDLLGHPKVKLFVAHGGTNGVQEAIYHGVPVVGIPLFYDQYDNLVRLKVRGAAKIVELEFIEKENHFLNAIRDVLDDPTYTENMRLLSRLHRDQPIKPLDHATFWVEFVMRHKGAAHLRTESYKLPWLSYYCLDLLLAFLTTVAAAVLPLMLIFRRTCMRTGAQKKPNKR